From a region of the Synechococcus sp. PCC 7502 genome:
- a CDS encoding VCBS domain-containing protein, which produces MAGLSDSLDNTFASVQNILQGFAQERDRFYSIFGQAFGSDFNITLAETIRSQWASGDFSQIPTIQILDSGMNGALGAYAASTNTIYLSEGFLALATPEQLTAVILEEIGHYVDAQVNTTDTPGDEGEYFSRLVLGQSLSVAELTRIKTEDDTAIISVNGVSIQVEQASQSIGTKLSWNGSSSIGYFGEGATPTFGQTFTVPSVSNPTLNNFTIYINDFLNSDVIDFGFYVMAWDGSKATGPILYQSGVRSTTGFAGMEALVFDTNRLSLNPGQQYIAFVNASNFFDGQTGYGDVGFLGDYYGGGSFWYQGGNFSSLTSSPWGNYGGDLAFQAEFSSNTASPTLASISPGTLTDTATYNTFSNITGTLSGNDVDTDTTLTYGISGGTGGVTLVQNLVVDSQKNVASVGQPRVFSAPLTAGVQYKVVVSGTWRPDYSRPNWEADARYVSNNAWSSAQDFDPNGYGDLGLYSSALGNSDDIWGAYNSSHIYSTLVTGTGSAIDFFVQDVNYGDNLGVYQVAIYQIQTVTKAGTYGNLTLNPLNGQYTYTPNNSAINALISNATDDFTLTVSDGRSSASRPFTVNITGANDIASISGISTANLTEDANDPTLTASSNLSVSDVDSGQNKFNTTVSSSGNLGTLTITDTGTWNYSVANSAVQYLGATQTKTETFTVQSFDGTASQNVTITINGVNDTPTDLVLNTSSINENVAANSIVGSFTSTDPDSSNTFSYSLVTGTGSTDNASFSIVNGNQLSINTSPDYETKSSYSVRVRTTDQGGLTYEKALTIGVNNLNEAPTDLSLSATTINENVATNIVVGNFSSTDPDTGNTFTYSLVSGTGSTDNASFSIINGNQLSINASPDYETKSSYSVRIRTTDQGGLSYEKALTINVNNLNEAPTITSGASINFAENGTGTVYTVTGTDPDAGNTLSYSISGTDSALFNVNSSTGAVTFKTAPNFEAPTDNGANNVYDINVIASDGSLSDTKAVAISVTNVNEAPTAAALTNTLTTLAENSAINTGIKVADISITDDALGTETLSLTGTDASSFEIRGTQLFYIGASPNFEVKSSYTVNVIVDDTTVGSTPDFTLPFTLNITDVNEAPTAAALTNTSPTLAENSVISTGIKVADISITDDALGTNSLSLTGDDASSFEIRGTELFYIGASPNFEVKSSYTVNVVVDDTTVGSTPDFNLPFTLNITDVNEAPTAAALTNTSPTLAENSAINTGIKVADISINDDALGTETLSLTGTDASSFEIRGTQLFYIGASPNFEVKPSYSVNVVIDDTTVGSTPDFTLPFTLNITDVNEAPTAAALTNTLTTLAENSAINTGIKVADISTNDDALGTETLSLTGTDASSFEIRGTELFYIGASPNFEVKPSYSVNVVIDDTTVGSTPDFTLPFTLNITDVNEAPSVTSGTTSNFAENGTGTVYTVTGTDPDAGTTLTYSIDGTDSALFDINSSTGAVTFKTSPNFEAPLDIGANNIYNIIVIASDTGSLFDTKAVAISVTDINEAPTAVELINNLTLTLAGNSAINTGIKVADISITDDALGTNLLSLTGTDASSFEIRGTELFYIGTTVKSSYTINVVVDDTTVGNTPDLTLVLSGIVGGAGNDILTGTSGNDIIDGGLGTDTVKESADVNFILTNTSLTGLGTDTLISIESANLTGGIGNNILNASTFTLGSVTLNGGTGDDTLIGGNSTDTLTGGLDNDSLNGGDGTDTVKESGDVNFTLTNTTLTGLGSDTLFSIESANLTGGIGDNTLDASAFTLGSVTLNGGAGNDTLTGGTGNNTLIGGSGIDTVKESGNVNFTLTNTSLTGLGTDTLNTIESANLTGGIGDNTLDASAFTLGSVFLDGGSGDDVLTGGTKNDTLIGGNGDDTLTGGLGNDVLNGGNNTDTVKESGNVNFTLTNTSLTGLGTDTLISIESANLTGGIGNNTLNASTFIGAVILDGGGGNDILTGGTGDDTLIGGIGNDTLTGGLGNDSLNGGDGTDTVKESGDVNFTLTNTTLTGLGSDTLISIESANLTGGISDNTLDASAFTLGSVILNGGAGNDTLTGGTGNDTLIGGSGIDTVKESGNVNFTLTNTTLTGLGTDTLNTIESANLTGGIGDNTLDASAFTLGSVFLDGGSGDDVLIGGTKNDTLIGGYGDDTLTGGLGNDSLDGGSGIDTVKESGNVNFTLTNTSLTGLGTDTLNTIESANLTSGIGNNTLNASAFTLGSVTLNGGAGNDTLTGGTGDDILIGGDGTDTVKESGNVNFTLTNTTLTGLGTDTLNTIESANLTGGIGDNTLDASAFTLGSVILNGGAGNDTLTGGFLNDSLFGGDGNDILNGVGSNNGVGSIDTLTGNAGNAGNDTFILGSSTLAFYNDGNDNNAGLGDYALIKDFSSTLDKIQLYGAANLYVLGTSPIGGVSGTAIYLDTNSNGAFSSTDELIAIVQGSGKLSLGSSYFSYV; this is translated from the coding sequence ATGGCAGGGCTATCTGATTCTCTAGACAACACATTTGCCTCAGTCCAAAATATATTACAAGGCTTTGCTCAAGAGAGAGATCGCTTTTACAGCATTTTTGGTCAAGCCTTTGGCAGTGATTTTAATATAACCCTTGCCGAAACCATTCGTAGCCAATGGGCAAGTGGCGACTTTAGCCAAATTCCGACTATTCAAATACTTGACAGTGGCATGAATGGGGCTTTGGGAGCCTATGCAGCTAGCACCAATACGATTTATCTATCGGAAGGTTTTTTAGCACTAGCCACTCCAGAACAATTAACGGCGGTGATTCTCGAAGAGATCGGGCATTATGTTGATGCTCAGGTTAACACAACGGATACCCCAGGAGACGAGGGGGAATATTTTTCCCGATTAGTATTGGGGCAAAGTCTATCAGTCGCAGAATTAACGCGAATTAAAACGGAAGATGATACTGCGATCATTTCCGTCAATGGAGTATCAATACAAGTTGAACAAGCAAGTCAGAGCATTGGGACGAAACTGTCCTGGAATGGATCTAGTTCAATTGGTTACTTTGGTGAAGGCGCAACTCCTACCTTTGGGCAGACTTTCACTGTTCCTTCAGTCTCAAATCCAACCCTAAATAATTTTACAATTTATATAAATGACTTTTTAAACTCAGATGTCATTGATTTCGGCTTTTATGTTATGGCGTGGGATGGCTCCAAGGCAACTGGTCCAATTTTATATCAAAGTGGTGTGCGTTCAACCACAGGCTTTGCAGGGATGGAAGCACTTGTCTTTGACACTAATCGGCTTAGTCTAAACCCTGGACAGCAATATATTGCTTTTGTAAATGCATCTAATTTTTTTGATGGGCAGACAGGGTATGGGGATGTGGGTTTCCTCGGCGACTATTACGGTGGAGGTAGTTTTTGGTATCAAGGAGGAAATTTTAGTTCTTTAACCTCATCACCATGGGGAAATTATGGAGGAGACTTAGCATTTCAAGCCGAATTCTCTTCTAATACTGCCTCACCAACACTAGCATCAATTAGCCCTGGCACTCTCACCGACACTGCAACCTACAATACCTTTAGTAACATCACAGGCACCCTGTCTGGCAATGATGTTGATACAGATACAACCCTAACCTACGGTATCAGTGGCGGTACGGGTGGCGTTACCCTTGTTCAAAATTTAGTGGTTGATTCCCAAAAAAATGTGGCATCAGTAGGACAGCCTCGTGTGTTTTCTGCCCCTTTAACTGCAGGTGTGCAATATAAAGTTGTAGTTTCAGGAACTTGGAGACCCGATTACTCTAGGCCTAACTGGGAAGCTGATGCTCGTTATGTAAGCAATAACGCATGGTCATCTGCTCAAGATTTTGACCCGAATGGTTATGGCGATCTGGGTTTATATTCTTCTGCTCTAGGTAATAGTGATGATATTTGGGGAGCATACAACAGTAGTCATATCTATTCGACTTTAGTGACAGGAACAGGATCTGCTATAGATTTCTTCGTCCAAGATGTTAACTATGGGGATAATTTGGGAGTCTATCAGGTTGCTATCTATCAAATCCAAACTGTTACAAAAGCTGGCACCTACGGTAATCTCACCCTTAATCCTCTGAATGGGCAATATACCTACACTCCTAATAACTCTGCAATTAATGCCCTGATTAGTAATGCAACGGACGACTTCACTCTCACAGTTAGTGATGGTCGCTCTAGTGCCAGCCGACCCTTCACCGTTAACATCACAGGAGCTAACGATATTGCCAGTATTAGTGGTATATCAACTGCCAATCTTACAGAAGATGCTAATGATCCAACTCTCACAGCATCGAGTAATCTCAGCGTTAGTGATGTGGATTCTGGACAAAACAAATTCAACACCACCGTCTCTTCTTCAGGAAATCTAGGTACTCTGACAATTACGGACACAGGAACCTGGAACTATAGCGTCGCCAATAGTGCGGTTCAGTATTTAGGTGCTACACAGACTAAAACAGAGACTTTTACTGTGCAGTCCTTCGATGGCACCGCCAGCCAGAATGTTACCATTACTATCAATGGCGTGAATGATACACCAACCGATTTAGTCCTCAACACTAGTAGTATTAATGAAAATGTTGCAGCCAATTCGATTGTGGGCAGCTTTACCAGTACCGATCCCGATAGTAGCAACACCTTCAGCTATTCTTTAGTAACTGGCACAGGCAGCACCGATAATGCATCCTTTAGCATCGTCAATGGCAACCAGTTAAGCATCAATACTTCACCAGACTACGAAACCAAGAGTAGCTATAGCGTTCGAGTTCGCACCACCGATCAAGGCGGATTGACTTATGAGAAAGCCCTAACTATTGGGGTCAACAATCTTAATGAAGCTCCCACTGACCTAAGTTTAAGTGCCACTACCATCAACGAAAATGTTGCTACTAACATCGTTGTTGGCAACTTCAGCAGCACTGACCCCGACACAGGTAATACATTTACATACAGCCTAGTTTCTGGCACAGGCAGCACCGATAATGCCTCCTTCAGCATCATCAACGGCAACCAGTTAAGCATCAATGCTTCACCCGACTACGAAACCAAGAGTAGCTACAGCGTCCGCATTCGCACCACCGATCAAGGCGGATTGAGCTATGAAAAAGCGCTGACCATCAATGTCAATAATCTCAACGAAGCCCCGACTATCACTTCAGGCGCAAGTATAAATTTCGCTGAAAATGGTACGGGCACAGTTTATACCGTCACAGGAACCGACCCCGACGCTGGAAACACCCTTAGCTACAGTATCAGTGGAACCGATTCGGCTCTGTTCAATGTTAACAGCAGCACAGGAGCCGTCACCTTCAAAACCGCACCTAACTTTGAAGCTCCAACCGATAATGGCGCAAACAATGTCTACGACATCAACGTCATTGCCAGCGATGGTTCCCTCAGCGATACCAAAGCCGTAGCGATTAGCGTCACCAACGTCAACGAAGCCCCCACAGCCGCTGCCTTAACCAATACCTTAACCACACTGGCAGAGAACAGTGCAATCAATACAGGCATCAAAGTTGCCGATATTTCCATCACTGATGATGCTTTAGGAACTGAAACCCTATCCTTAACAGGAACCGATGCATCTAGCTTTGAGATTAGGGGCACCCAACTCTTCTACATTGGAGCCAGTCCTAACTTTGAAGTCAAATCTAGCTATACCGTCAACGTAATAGTAGATGACACCACCGTCGGCAGCACTCCAGACTTCACCCTACCATTTACTCTAAATATCACCGATGTTAATGAAGCCCCTACCGCCGCAGCCTTAACCAATACCTCACCCACATTAGCAGAAAATAGTGTAATTAGTACTGGTATTAAAGTCGCAGATATTTCCATCACTGACGATGCTCTAGGAACAAACTCACTATCTTTAACTGGAGACGATGCATCTAGCTTTGAGATTAGAGGTACTGAACTCTTCTACATCGGAGCCAGTCCCAACTTTGAAGTGAAATCTAGCTATACCGTTAACGTAGTAGTCGATGACACCACTGTTGGCAGCACCCCAGACTTCAACTTACCTTTTACTCTAAATATTACCGATGTTAATGAAGCTCCCACAGCCGCAGCCTTAACCAATACCTCACCCACATTGGCAGAGAACAGTGCAATCAATACAGGCATCAAAGTCGCAGATATTTCTATCAATGACGATGCTCTAGGAACTGAAACCCTATCCTTAACAGGAACCGATGCATCTAGCTTTGAGATTAGGGGCACCCAACTCTTCTACATTGGAGCCAGTCCCAACTTTGAAGTCAAACCTAGCTATAGCGTCAACGTAGTAATTGATGACACCACCGTCGGCAGCACCCCAGACTTCACCCTACCATTCACTCTAAATATTACCGATGTCAACGAAGCTCCCACAGCCGCAGCATTAACCAATACCTTAACCACATTGGCAGAGAACAGTGCAATCAATACAGGCATCAAAGTCGCAGATATTTCTACCAATGACGATGCTCTAGGAACTGAAACCCTATCCTTAACAGGAACCGATGCATCTAGCTTTGAGATTAGAGGTACTGAACTCTTCTACATCGGAGCCAGTCCCAACTTTGAAGTCAAACCTAGCTATAGCGTCAACGTAGTAATTGATGACACCACCGTCGGCAGCACCCCAGACTTCACCCTACCATTCACTCTAAATATTACCGATGTTAATGAAGCCCCAAGCGTTACCAGTGGCACAACATCAAACTTCGCTGAAAACGGAACAGGAACCGTCTACACCGTCACAGGAACCGATCCAGATGCAGGAACTACCCTGACCTATAGCATCGATGGAACCGACTCGGCACTGTTTGACATCAATAGCAGCACAGGCGCAGTTACCTTCAAAACTTCACCCAACTTTGAAGCACCCTTAGACATCGGCGCAAATAACATCTATAACATCATCGTAATTGCTAGCGATACTGGCTCTCTTTTCGATACTAAAGCTGTAGCGATTAGCGTAACTGACATCAACGAAGCTCCGACAGCCGTAGAATTAATCAATAACTTAACACTAACACTTGCAGGGAATAGTGCAATAAATACAGGCATCAAAGTTGCCGATATTTCTATCACCGATGATGCCCTAGGAACAAACCTCTTATCCTTAACAGGAACTGATGCATCTAGCTTTGAAATTAGAGGCACTGAACTCTTCTATATCGGAACAACCGTTAAATCTAGCTATACCATCAACGTAGTAGTTGATGATACAACCGTAGGCAACACTCCAGACTTAACTTTAGTACTTAGCGGTATAGTTGGTGGGGCTGGCAATGATATTCTAACAGGTACTTCTGGCAACGATATTATTGATGGTGGTTTAGGTACAGACACAGTAAAAGAATCTGCCGATGTCAACTTTATATTGACTAATACCAGCTTAACTGGGCTAGGGACAGACACATTAATTAGTATCGAATCTGCAAATTTAACAGGGGGTATTGGCAACAATATACTTAATGCCTCTACGTTTACCCTAGGCTCTGTAACCCTAAATGGTGGAACAGGAGATGATACATTAATCGGTGGAAATAGTACTGATACTTTAACAGGGGGACTCGACAATGACTCCCTTAACGGTGGAGATGGTACAGACACAGTAAAAGAATCTGGCGATGTCAATTTCACCCTAACCAATACCACATTAACTGGACTAGGCTCTGACACCTTATTCAGTATTGAATCTGCAAATTTAACAGGTGGCATTGGCGACAATACGCTTGATGCTTCTGCCTTTACCCTAGGTTCTGTAACCCTAAATGGTGGTGCAGGAAATGATACTCTTACTGGCGGAACAGGAAACAATACATTAATCGGTGGTAGTGGAATAGATACAGTAAAAGAATCTGGCAATGTCAATTTCACCCTAACCAACACCTCCTTAACTGGACTAGGGACAGATACGTTAAATACTATTGAATCTGCAAATTTAACAGGTGGAATTGGCGACAATACACTTGATGCCTCTGCCTTTACCCTAGGTTCTGTATTTCTAGATGGCGGATCGGGAGATGATGTTCTTACTGGTGGAACAAAAAACGATACATTAATCGGTGGGAATGGTGACGATACTCTAACAGGAGGACTTGGGAACGATGTCCTCAACGGAGGCAATAATACAGATACCGTCAAAGAATCTGGAAATGTCAATTTCACTTTAACCAATACCAGCTTAACTGGGCTGGGGACAGACACATTAATTAGTATCGAATCTGCAAATTTAACAGGTGGAATTGGTAACAATACCTTAAACGCTTCTACCTTTATAGGAGCAGTCATTCTTGATGGCGGTGGAGGAAATGATATTCTTACTGGTGGAACAGGAGACGATACATTAATCGGTGGAATAGGAAATGATACTTTAACAGGGGGACTCGGCAATGACTCCCTTAACGGTGGAGATGGAACAGACACAGTAAAAGAATCTGGCGATGTCAATTTCACCCTAACCAATACCACATTAACTGGACTAGGCTCTGACACTTTAATCAGTATTGAATCTGCAAATTTAACAGGTGGCATTAGCGACAATACGCTTGATGCTTCTGCCTTTACATTAGGTTCTGTAATCCTAAATGGTGGTGCAGGAAATGATACTCTTACTGGCGGAACAGGAAACGATACATTAATCGGTGGTAGCGGGATAGACACAGTAAAAGAATCTGGAAATGTCAATTTCACCCTAACCAACACCACATTAACTGGACTAGGGACAGATACGTTAAATACTATTGAATCTGCAAATTTAACAGGTGGAATTGGCGACAATACACTTGATGCCTCTGCCTTTACCCTAGGTTCTGTATTTCTGGATGGCGGATCGGGAGATGATGTTCTTATTGGTGGAACAAAAAATGATACATTAATCGGTGGTTATGGTGACGATACTCTCACAGGAGGGCTTGGCAATGACTCCCTTGATGGCGGTAGTGGAATAGATACAGTAAAAGAATCTGGAAATGTTAATTTCACCCTAACCAATACCAGCTTAACTGGACTAGGAACAGATACGTTAAATACTATTGAATCTGCAAACTTAACAAGTGGAATTGGTAATAATACGCTGAATGCCTCTGCCTTTACCCTAGGTTCTGTGACCCTAAATGGCGGTGCAGGAAATGATACTCTTACTGGCGGAACAGGAGACGATATATTAATCGGTGGAGATGGTACAGACACAGTAAAAGAATCTGGCAATGTCAATTTCACCCTAACCAACACCACATTAACTGGACTAGGGACAGATACGTTAAATACTATTGAATCTGCAAATTTAACAGGTGGAATTGGCGATAATACGCTTGATGCTTCTGCTTTTACCTTAGGTTCTGTAATCCTAAATGGTGGTGCAGGAAATGATACTCTTACTGGCGGATTCCTAAATGATTCTTTGTTCGGTGGGGATGGCAACGATATTCTCAATGGAGTAGGTAGTAACAATGGAGTAGGTTCTATTGATACCCTTACAGGAAATGCAGGAAATGCAGGAAATGATACTTTTATTCTTGGTTCAAGTACGCTCGCTTTCTATAACGATGGAAATGACAATAATGCGGGATTAGGAGATTATGCTTTGATCAAAGATTTCAGTTCTACTTTGGATAAAATTCAACTATATGGTGCTGCTAATCTTTATGTTTTGGGTACTTCGCCAATAGGTGGGGTGTCTGGTACAGCTATCTATTTAGATACAAATAGTAATGGAGCTTTTAGCTCTACAGATGAATTAATTGCTATTGTTCAAGGCTCGGGTAAACTGAGTCTAGGTTCTAGCTATTTTAGTTATGTTTAG
- a CDS encoding peptidylprolyl isomerase → MPALEVDGQKFQADQIVEKILDYGMIRQLIKEILLDRCTADIQLTAEEQNLAQEQVRKQLGIDKLEVWLKQQGMTQAQLDKRAERSLKLTKFKQAKWSAKVNSAFLESKSKLDQVIYSLIRTKDFCTAQELYFRINEGEQSFDQLAREYSQGSEAQTGGLVGPCEFRVIHPTLQKILLSSDLGQVQFPTVIDEWIVIVRLEKIIPATLDTNTQQRIIDEKFSQWLEESLNQQMITLIIRP, encoded by the coding sequence ATGCCAGCATTAGAAGTTGACGGTCAAAAGTTTCAAGCAGATCAAATAGTCGAGAAAATTCTAGACTATGGGATGATACGCCAACTGATTAAAGAAATACTTCTAGATCGCTGCACAGCAGATATACAGCTAACAGCCGAAGAGCAAAATCTGGCGCAGGAGCAAGTCCGAAAACAATTGGGAATTGATAAATTAGAAGTATGGTTAAAGCAACAGGGTATGACTCAAGCTCAATTAGATAAAAGGGCAGAGCGATCGCTTAAGTTAACAAAATTCAAACAGGCAAAATGGAGTGCAAAAGTTAATTCAGCTTTTCTAGAAAGTAAATCCAAGCTAGATCAAGTAATCTATTCGCTCATTCGGACTAAAGACTTTTGTACTGCTCAAGAGCTATATTTTCGGATTAATGAAGGAGAGCAAAGTTTTGATCAGTTAGCAAGGGAATATTCCCAAGGCTCAGAAGCTCAAACTGGAGGATTGGTTGGACCTTGTGAATTTAGAGTGATTCATCCGACTCTACAAAAAATTCTTCTATCCAGTGACCTTGGGCAAGTGCAGTTTCCCACAGTGATTGATGAGTGGATAGTGATCGTAAGATTAGAAAAAATAATACCCGCCACCCTAGATACTAATACCCAGCAAAGAATAATTGATGAAAAGTTTAGCCAATGGCTAGAAGAAAGCCTAAATCAGCAAATGATAACTCTTATCATTAGACCATAA
- a CDS encoding amino acid ABC transporter substrate-binding protein: MAQNLKMMNLWKGREFKHPLLGIITGLVAVNLVACSSLSNSDQSKPPSRLDIVLSRGSLICGVSGEVPGFSFVNPQGKYSGLDVDICRAIAAALFNNPEAVEYRNLSAKERFTALQTGEIDILSRNTTLTASRDTDTGLEFAPVVFYDGQGIMVKKNSNIKSLADLKNASICMQIGTTHEANLTDQMAKRNIPYKPITFDDVNATFNAYQAGRCVAITADRSALSARRTLLPNSNDHVLLDVVLSKEPLAPAVKDGDSRWSNAVRWIVYGLIAAEELGITSKNINQQSSINPEIVRFLGIPDQSGKGSDLGKNMGLTNDFVAREVKAVGNYGEIYERNLGSTTKLNIDRGLNKLWTNGGLMYAPPFR; this comes from the coding sequence ATGGCACAAAACCTGAAAATGATGAATTTATGGAAGGGGCGGGAATTTAAACATCCCCTCCTAGGAATAATTACAGGTCTAGTTGCCGTTAATCTTGTTGCTTGCAGCTCTCTAAGCAATTCAGACCAGAGTAAGCCTCCAAGTAGATTAGATATTGTTTTAAGTCGGGGCAGCTTAATTTGTGGTGTGAGTGGTGAAGTCCCGGGGTTTAGTTTTGTCAATCCCCAAGGTAAATACTCAGGCTTAGATGTGGATATTTGTCGAGCGATCGCCGCAGCACTATTTAATAATCCCGAAGCAGTTGAATACCGTAACCTTAGTGCCAAAGAAAGATTTACAGCCCTGCAAACTGGGGAAATTGATATTTTAAGTCGGAATACAACCCTTACCGCCAGTCGTGATACGGATACAGGCTTAGAGTTTGCCCCCGTGGTATTTTATGATGGGCAGGGAATCATGGTTAAAAAAAATAGCAATATCAAGTCCCTAGCCGATTTAAAGAATGCTTCTATTTGTATGCAAATTGGTACCACCCACGAAGCAAATCTAACTGACCAAATGGCAAAACGCAATATTCCCTATAAACCCATTACCTTTGATGATGTCAATGCTACCTTTAATGCCTATCAAGCAGGACGTTGTGTTGCCATTACTGCCGATCGCTCTGCTCTAAGTGCGCGCCGTACCTTATTACCAAACTCTAATGATCATGTTTTACTAGATGTAGTTTTATCTAAGGAACCTCTAGCACCTGCAGTTAAAGATGGAGATTCCCGTTGGTCTAATGCGGTGCGTTGGATTGTATATGGACTAATTGCTGCCGAAGAACTAGGAATTACGTCTAAGAATATTAATCAACAAAGCTCAATAAATCCTGAGATTGTCAGATTTTTAGGCATTCCTGATCAATCAGGCAAAGGTAGTGATCTGGGCAAAAATATGGGGTTAACCAATGATTTTGTGGCAAGGGAAGTAAAAGCTGTAGGTAACTACGGAGAGATCTATGAGCGCAATCTTGGGAGTACCACCAAATTAAATATTGATCGCGGCTTAAATAAACTGTGGACAAACGGCGGACTAATGTATGCTCCACCTTTTAGATAA
- the cysE gene encoding serine O-acetyltransferase — MFNTLRTDFEVIFARDPAARNWLEVLLCYPGLHALWLYRFAHALHNLRLPVIPRLVSQLARWLTGIEIHPGAVIGKGTFIDHGMGVVIGETAIIGDNALIYQGVTLGGTGKEIGKRHPTLGDNVVIGAGAKVLGNIEIGDNSRIGAGSVVLKSVPSDCTVVGIPGRVVHRHGEIVAPLDHSHIPDPEGDVIRGLLKRVEQLEKQHLESQKLASQQQKLTNTFVIDCELLKDVRPKNFSRNGTKPENDEFMEGAGI; from the coding sequence GTGTTCAACACCCTCCGCACTGATTTTGAAGTAATTTTTGCTAGAGACCCTGCTGCTCGAAATTGGCTAGAAGTGTTACTCTGCTATCCGGGCTTGCATGCACTATGGTTATATAGGTTTGCCCATGCGCTTCATAATCTCAGATTGCCCGTAATTCCCCGCTTGGTTTCCCAACTGGCACGGTGGTTAACTGGTATTGAAATTCATCCTGGGGCGGTCATTGGTAAAGGCACATTTATCGATCACGGTATGGGAGTGGTGATTGGTGAAACCGCAATTATTGGTGATAATGCCCTTATTTACCAGGGAGTTACCCTTGGCGGTACAGGTAAAGAAATCGGTAAACGTCATCCTACCCTTGGTGATAATGTCGTCATAGGGGCAGGTGCTAAGGTACTAGGAAATATAGAAATCGGTGATAATTCCCGTATTGGTGCGGGTTCAGTGGTCTTAAAAAGCGTACCCAGTGATTGCACCGTAGTAGGAATTCCGGGGCGGGTGGTGCATCGGCATGGAGAAATTGTCGCTCCCCTAGATCACTCCCATATTCCCGATCCAGAGGGTGACGTGATTAGAGGCTTACTAAAGCGGGTGGAGCAATTGGAAAAGCAGCACCTAGAAAGTCAAAAATTAGCAAGTCAACAACAGAAATTAACTAATACTTTTGTAATTGATTGTGAATTGCTTAAGGATGTGAGACCTAAAAATTTTAGTCGTAATGGCACAAAACCTGAAAATGATGAATTTATGGAAGGGGCGGGAATTTAA